The Fusarium oxysporum Fo47 chromosome II, complete sequence genome includes a region encoding these proteins:
- a CDS encoding glutathione S-transferase, with the protein MKFYDAQAPNPYAVRLFVLERGGLEFDVQTIDIMNLENRRLAYRSVNPRGEVPALDIDGFVLTEITAICEYLDEVARGGKSLFGDTALERAETRMWLRRMDLELAQPIIAWYRNDPDTIDFYKGNRIPAPEARVVQKVTINQFLNLLDDQLEGKEYLCGSRFSAADIHFYGLLKMMVMQVAQWVLSPGRENVVAYFERMDARNASQQALAPFGSKVYVDYPG; encoded by the exons ATGAAATTCTACGACGCCCAAGCTCCCAATCCCTACGCAGTCCGCCTATTTGTTCTTGAGCGCGGCGGCCTAGAGTTCGATGTCCAAACCATCGACATCATGAACCTAGAGAACCGGCGGCTCGCATACCGCAGCGTGAACCCGCGAGGCGAAGTCCCAGCCTTGGATATCGATGGCTTCGTTTTGACTGAAATTACCGCGATATGCGAATATCTCGACGAAGTCGCCAGGGGAGGCAAATCGCTGTTCGGCGACACCGCGCTCGAGCGAGCTGAGACCAGGATGTGGCTTCGCAGAATGGATCTCGAATTGGCTCAGCCTATTATTGCCTGGTATCGAAACGACCCCGATACCATTGACTTCTACAAGGGCAACCGGATTCCAGCACCTGAGGCACGTGTAGTCCAAAAAGTCACTATCAACCAGTTCCTGAACCTCCTAGACGATCAGCTTGAAGGCAAGGAATACCTATGTGGATCGCGATTCTCAGCTGCCGATATTCACTTTTATGGACTCCTCAAGATGATGGTTATGCAGGTCGCACAGTGGGTCCTCAGCCCTGGGCGTGAAAACGTGGTGGCATACTTTGAAAGGATGGACGCGCGAAATGCTAGTCAGCAGGCTCTTGCGCCATTCGGATCGAAAGT TTATGTGGATTATCCGGGGTGA
- a CDS encoding glutathione S-transferase, with translation MSTKQPDITLYFLNASRAIRIAWLLEELGLSYKLVTSPREANGLAPPEFKAKIPTQLGSSPAIQDGDLVIQESGAILEYLCETYDSESWLLPQEAHARAKVREWIQASEGTFMMNAVPIIMARMGMPQEAAQYVAGLEAAIAPIVRGAMQWLETELESGPSQGQFIVGTDLTAADIMMGFSIETIFAMKLGTERQDWPLISKWLANMMDRKAYKTAAEKSGYSR, from the exons ATGTCAACAAAACAGCCAGATATTACTCTTTACTTTCTAAATGCGAGCCGAGCAATCCGAATTGCCTGGCTGCTGGAAGAACTTGGTCTCTCGTATAAATTAGTCACGTCGCCAAGGGAAGCCAATGGACTAGCGCCGCCAGAGTTCAAAGCCAAGATTCCTACTCAGCTTGGAAGTAGCCCTGCTATTCAGGATGGGGATCTGGTAATTCAGGAAAGTGGTGCTATCTTGGA GTATCTATGCGAAACGTATGACTCTGAGTCTTGGCTGTTACCTCAGGAAGCCCATGCCAGAGCAAAGGTTAGGGAATGGATTCAAGCTTCCGAGGGTACCTTCATGATGAATGCTGTTCCG ATCATCATGGCCCGGATGGGAATGCCACAAGAGGCAGCACAATATGTTGCCGGGCTGGAGGCTGCGATTGCGCCAATCGTGCGCGGCGCAATGCAGTGGCTGGAAACGGAACTCGAATCAGGTCCTAGCCAGGGCCAGTTCATTGTCGGAACAGACCTTACTGCTGCAGATATCATGATGGGATTTAGCATTGAGACCATTTTCGCCATGAAGCTGGGAACGGAGAGACAGGATTGGCCGCTGATCAGTAAATGGCTGGCAAACATGATGGACAGGAAGGCTTATAAGACAGCGGCGGAAAAGTCAGGCTATTCAAGGTAG
- a CDS encoding major facilitator superfamily domain-containing protein, whose amino-acid sequence MESRASSIVAAKRESVPTAGSVFFVSSNGRVLKLPIPSKSYRDPLTWSWTKRLLGFLALQCFSMAASFELNLPGLLLQAIGEEFKNKPMGPFGVQSLSSAMTLFTGVGYLIGIPLSTAVGRRPIVVGAAVVTTLSTLWAGYAGSFLQLIAALSLQALAAGSATGMFILILIDATFIHERPSALSLFWCTGSALIKLALLILPLTTDTTLTWRCVYKVWVAPCILAFILVLFCVPETYFLRPPVALDGRVLVQSSSEKVEIYGGWDEIELIRNDKPLPDLPSSWSIWSHFKVSRAPGTKWESVLATYGQMFLCILNPLTFWVSLLTGIILSGVIFLNLTQPSALIAMYGAKETGCINILLGVAGVVGSILAFPLTGPFASWFTRCYTFRKGGIRHAEVYLALFSIPVITGLTSVLLNGLALVNRWPSVWIYITSAISIISYLTGNVAFTLWITEAFPRWAAAALAVQLFTGNMFGFGIGTAIAPWVQEGHILQPTILIFVLMLVMGAMAVPAAFWGKTVRQYIQGRWSDSERTALRPQ is encoded by the exons ATGGAGTCAAGGGCGAGTTCGATCGTTGCAGCGAAGCGCGAGTCTGTCCCCACTGCTGGCAGTGTTTTCTTCGTCTCGTCTAATGGGCGCGTGCTCAAGTTGCCGATCCCAAGTAAATCGTATCGGGATCCGCTTACGTGGTCTTGGACGAAGAGGCTTTTGGGTTTTTTGGCGCTGCAGTGCTTTTCGATGGCTGCGTCGTTTGAGCTCAATCTGCCGGGGCTGTTGCTCCAGGCAATTGGGGAGGagttcaagaacaag CCAATGGGTCCTTTTGGAGTACAGTCGTTATCGTCGGCGATGACTCTCTTTACTGGAGTTGGATACTTGATCGGCATTCCGCTATCCACAGCAGTTGGACGACGACCTATTGTTGTTGGTGCCGCTGTGGTGACCACTCTGTCGACCCTTTGGGCTGGCTATGCTGGATCATTCTTGCAATTAATTGCTGCCCTCAGCTTACAAGCCCTCGCGGCAGGATCAGCAACAGGGATG ttcatcctcatcctcatcgacgcCACCTTCATCCACGAACGTCCCAGCGCTCTCTCACTATTCTGGTGCACAGGCTCAGCACTCATCAAACTCGCCCTCTTAATCCTCCCATTAACAACCGACACTACACTAACCTGGCGATGTGTATACAAAGTCTGGGTTGCACCGTGCATACTCGCATTCATTTTAGTTCTCTTCTGTGTCCCCGAGACATACTTCCTCCGTCCTCCCGTCGCACTCGATGGCCGAGTGCTAGTTCAAAGCAGCTCCGAGAAAGTAGAGATCTATGGAGGGTGGGATGAAATTGAGCTGATCCGGAATGACAAGCCTCTACCTGACTTGCCGTCTTCTTGGTCAATCTGGTCTCACTTCAAAGTCTCGAGAGCACCTGGCACAAAGTGGGAGTCAGTGCTCGCTACATACGGACAAATGTTCTTGTGTATTCTCAACCCTCTTACCTTTTGGGTCTCTCTACTTACCGGCATCATCCTCAGCGGTGTCATCTTCCTGAATCTCACACAGCCCAGCGCTCTTATTGCAATGTACGGTGCCAAAGAAACAGGATGTATCAATATCTTGCTTGGCGTCGCAGGTGTTGTTGGCTCTATTCTCGCATTCCCTCTCACAGGACCATTCGCTTCCTGGTTCACGCGATGCTACACCTTTCGCAAAGGTGGTATTCGCCACGCCGAAGTCTACCTGGCTCTATTTTCCATCCCTGTCATTACCGGCCTAACAAGCGTGCTTCTCAATGGCCTCGCCCTTGTCAACAGATGGCCTTCCGTCTGGATCTACATCACCTCAGCTATTAGCATCATCAGTTATCTCACTGGCAACGTCGCCTTTACTCTCTGGATCACCGAGGCTTTCCCGCGatgggcagcagcagcgctCGCTGTTCAACTGTTCACTGGAAACATGTTTGGTTTCGGGATTGGCACTGCCATAGCGCCTTGGGTTCAGGAGGGTCATATTCTACAACCAACTATCCTCATCTTTGTCTTGATGCTTGTTATGGGAGCCATGGCGGTCCCGGCGGCGTTTTGGGGCAAGACCGTAAGGCAGTATATCCAAGGACGATGGAGTGACTCTGAGAGAACTGCGCTTCGCCCTCAGTAG